One segment of Streptomyces bathyalis DNA contains the following:
- a CDS encoding rhodanese-like domain-containing protein, with protein sequence MTGAPDASGDALAPSRVDSLLESARSGLTRLDAEAAARAQREEGALLVDIRYAALRDRDGTIPGALIVERNELEWRLDPTCPHRSPEAFPSDRGAWGDPRAFDLPVVVVCNEGYASSLAARSLRDLGLHRATDLEGGFQSWRAAGLPVTPPVTPGEDARPTLET encoded by the coding sequence ATGACCGGCGCTCCGGACGCGTCCGGCGACGCCTTGGCCCCGAGCCGCGTGGACTCCCTGCTGGAGTCGGCGCGCTCCGGGCTGACCCGGCTCGACGCCGAGGCTGCCGCACGGGCCCAGCGCGAGGAGGGCGCGCTGCTGGTGGACATCCGCTACGCGGCGCTGCGGGACCGGGACGGCACCATTCCCGGAGCTCTGATCGTCGAGCGCAACGAACTCGAGTGGCGTCTGGACCCGACTTGTCCGCACCGCTCACCCGAGGCCTTCCCCTCGGACCGTGGGGCCTGGGGAGACCCCAGGGCGTTCGACCTGCCCGTCGTCGTGGTGTGCAACGAGGGCTACGCCTCCAGCCTCGCCGCCCGTTCGCTCCGCGACCTGGGACTTCACCGGGCCACGGACCTCGAGGGCGGCTTCCAGTCCTGGCGTGCCGCCGGACTCCCCGTGACGCCACCCGTCACCCCTGGAGAGGATGCGCGGCCTACGCTGGAGACATGA
- the folE gene encoding GTP cyclohydrolase I FolE: MTDPVTLGEGEFPTAEFDEKRAENAVRELLIAVGEDPDREGLLETPARVMRAYKELFAGLHQRPEDVLTTTFDLGHDEMVLVKDIEVFSTCEHHLVPFHGVAHVGYIPSADGKITGLSKLARLVDVFARRPQVQERLTTQIAESLMRILDPRGVIVVLECEHMCMSMRGIRKPGAKTVTSAVRGQLRDAATRSEAMSLILR; encoded by the coding sequence ATGACGGACCCCGTGACGCTCGGAGAGGGCGAGTTCCCGACGGCCGAATTCGACGAGAAGCGTGCGGAGAACGCCGTACGTGAGCTGCTGATCGCGGTCGGCGAGGACCCGGACCGCGAGGGACTGCTGGAGACTCCCGCCCGTGTCATGCGGGCGTACAAGGAGCTGTTCGCCGGCCTGCACCAGCGTCCCGAGGACGTGCTGACCACCACCTTCGACCTGGGCCACGACGAGATGGTCCTGGTGAAGGACATCGAGGTGTTCAGCACGTGTGAGCACCATCTCGTACCGTTCCACGGCGTCGCCCACGTCGGCTACATCCCCTCGGCGGACGGCAAGATCACGGGCTTGTCGAAGCTGGCGCGGCTCGTCGACGTCTTTGCCCGCAGGCCCCAGGTCCAGGAGCGGCTGACGACGCAGATCGCCGAGTCGCTGATGCGGATCCTGGACCCGCGCGGAGTGATCGTCGTCCTGGAGTGCGAGCACATGTGCATGTCGATGCGCGGCATACGGAAGCCGGGTGCGAAGACCGTCACGTCCGCGGTCCGCGGCCAGCTGCGGGACGCCGCGACGCGTTCCGAGGCGATGAGCCTGATCCTGCGCTGA
- a CDS encoding cysteine dioxygenase produces MSPASPATPVSGSGSTPGADPAPVTADAPAAAPAPTEAELLAFVRETAADAGLIASLPLDPEGRTWLRLNGPGGSEAWIISWPPGTGTGWHDHGGSHGAFAAAGGRLTEQSLAVRLPTEGWKTLELADGVDRERELTPGRGRAFGPHHVHQVLNETDDEHAVSVHAYYPPLPLMRRYSRTGALLRLEQVERPGEWE; encoded by the coding sequence GTGTCTCCCGCATCCCCCGCCACACCTGTGTCCGGCTCCGGCTCCACGCCGGGAGCGGATCCCGCCCCCGTCACCGCCGACGCACCGGCCGCCGCCCCCGCACCCACCGAGGCCGAGCTCCTCGCATTCGTCCGGGAGACGGCCGCCGACGCCGGGCTCATCGCATCGCTCCCCCTCGACCCCGAGGGCCGCACCTGGCTCCGGCTGAACGGACCCGGCGGCAGCGAGGCCTGGATCATCAGCTGGCCGCCCGGGACGGGTACCGGCTGGCACGACCACGGCGGCTCCCACGGGGCGTTCGCCGCGGCCGGCGGCCGTCTCACCGAGCAGTCGCTCGCCGTCCGGCTGCCCACCGAGGGGTGGAAGACGCTGGAGCTGGCCGACGGCGTGGACCGCGAGCGTGAGCTGACCCCGGGCCGCGGACGCGCCTTCGGGCCCCATCACGTGCACCAGGTGCTCAACGAGACCGACGACGAGCACGCGGTCTCCGTGCATGCCTACTACCCGCCGCTGCCGCTCATGCGGCGGTACAGCCGCACCGGCGCACTGCTGCGCCTGGAGCAGGTCGAGCGCCCGGGCGAGTGGGAATGA
- a CDS encoding NADH-quinone oxidoreductase subunit D gives MSQRTMTDGTAAAPDGPGRPTTVGIGGAAESSDMVLNIGPQHPSTHGVLRLRLVLDGELISQVEPIVGYMHRGAEKLFEARDYRQIIVLANRHDWLSAFSNELGVVLAVERMLGMEVPERAVWMRTLLAELNRVLNHLMFLGSYPLELGGITPVFHAFREREELQHVMEEISGGRMHYMFNRVGGLKEDLPAGWQGRARQAVSDVRSRMDTFDRLVTGNEIFRGRTRGVGVVDPAIVHAYGVSGPIARASGVDFDLRRDEPYLAYGELRDTLKVVTRTEGDCLARFEVLLEQVHNSLDLADACLDRLSQLPPGPVNQRLPKVLKAPEGATYAWTENPLGLNGYYLVSKGEKTPYRLKLRSASFNNIQALKELLPGTLVADMVAILGSFFFVVGDIDK, from the coding sequence ATGAGTCAGCGGACGATGACGGACGGCACCGCGGCGGCACCCGACGGCCCGGGGAGGCCGACCACAGTCGGCATCGGCGGCGCCGCGGAGAGCTCCGACATGGTGCTCAACATCGGCCCCCAGCACCCCTCGACGCACGGGGTCCTGCGGCTGCGGCTCGTCCTCGACGGCGAGCTGATCAGCCAGGTCGAGCCCATCGTGGGCTATATGCACCGCGGCGCGGAGAAGCTGTTCGAGGCCCGCGACTACCGGCAGATCATCGTCCTCGCCAACCGCCACGACTGGCTGTCCGCCTTCTCGAACGAACTCGGCGTGGTGCTCGCCGTCGAGCGCATGCTCGGCATGGAGGTTCCCGAGCGTGCCGTGTGGATGCGCACGCTGCTCGCCGAACTCAACCGCGTCCTCAACCACTTGATGTTCCTCGGCTCCTATCCGCTGGAGCTGGGCGGCATCACGCCGGTCTTCCACGCGTTCCGCGAACGCGAGGAGCTGCAGCACGTGATGGAGGAGATCTCCGGCGGCCGGATGCACTACATGTTCAACCGTGTCGGCGGTCTGAAGGAGGACCTCCCGGCCGGCTGGCAGGGCCGGGCCCGGCAGGCGGTCTCCGACGTGCGGTCGCGGATGGACACCTTCGACCGCCTGGTGACAGGGAACGAGATCTTCCGCGGACGCACCCGTGGCGTCGGGGTCGTCGATCCGGCGATCGTGCACGCCTACGGGGTGAGCGGCCCCATCGCCCGTGCCTCCGGTGTCGACTTCGACCTCCGCCGCGACGAGCCGTATCTGGCGTACGGAGAGCTGCGCGACACCCTCAAGGTCGTCACCCGGACCGAGGGTGACTGCCTCGCCCGCTTCGAGGTGCTGCTGGAACAGGTGCACAACTCGCTCGACCTCGCGGACGCGTGCCTCGACCGCCTCTCGCAACTGCCGCCCGGGCCGGTCAACCAGCGTCTGCCGAAGGTGCTGAAGGCACCGGAAGGGGCCACGTACGCCTGGACCGAGAACCCGCTCGGACTCAACGGCTACTACCTGGTCTCCAAGGGTGAGAAGACGCCGTACCGGCTGAAGCTCCGGTCGGCCTCGTTCAACAACATCCAGGCGCTGAAGGAACTGCTGCCGGGGACGCTGGTCGCCGACATGGTCGCGATCCTGGGGTCGTTCTTCTTCGTCGTGGGTGACATCGACAAGTAA
- a CDS encoding nuclear transport factor 2 family protein, with product MSRGARTDIEAVEAANTALYDAVEHADLDALQNLWMDDGISVVHPGWPVLTGREEVLRSYALIMANTDYVQFFLTDVEVAVHGDTALVNCTENILSGGPAEDDGSAGPLVGGLVVATNVFRRAEGGNWKVWSHHGSPVLVEREGEDDDEGGIDDGDVQI from the coding sequence GTGAGCCGGGGCGCGCGTACGGACATCGAAGCGGTCGAGGCCGCGAACACGGCCCTGTACGACGCGGTGGAGCACGCGGACCTCGACGCGCTGCAGAACCTGTGGATGGACGACGGCATCAGCGTCGTGCACCCGGGCTGGCCGGTGCTGACGGGCCGGGAGGAGGTGCTGCGCTCCTACGCCCTGATCATGGCGAACACCGACTACGTGCAGTTCTTCCTGACGGACGTCGAGGTCGCCGTCCACGGCGACACGGCCCTCGTGAACTGCACGGAGAACATCCTCAGCGGCGGCCCCGCCGAAGACGACGGCTCCGCAGGCCCGCTCGTGGGCGGTCTGGTCGTCGCCACGAACGTGTTCCGGCGGGCCGAGGGCGGCAACTGGAAGGTGTGGTCGCACCACGGTTCGCCCGTCCTGGTCGAGCGCGAGGGCGAGGACGACGACGAGGGCGGCATCGACGACGGCGACGTCCAGATCTGA
- a CDS encoding ABC transporter substrate-binding protein, with translation MMSEAATSKPDRKPRRARTLLAAGGAVAVLATALTACGGNSLEKEGGGSADGGSKGELVIGSAGFTESQIMAELYSKLLTKAGYSTSISKLKNRELYEPALEKGEIDVVPEYAATLAEFLNAKENGPKAKPVASNDIGKTTAALEKLAKPRGLKVLPAGDAVDQNAFAVTEQFAKKHKLKTLSDLGKSGEKVKLAASDECEERPFCRPGLEKTYDIDITGIDPKGVGTTQAKEAVKDGTDQMVLTTTTDATLEDFGLVLLEDDKGLQNADNVLPVVNAKKAGDKKVSAALEKLTKVLTTKDLADLNRKVDAERQKPKDVAEEFLKAEKLL, from the coding sequence ATGATGAGTGAGGCAGCAACCTCGAAGCCGGACCGGAAGCCCCGAAGGGCACGCACCCTGCTGGCCGCGGGCGGAGCCGTGGCCGTTCTGGCCACGGCCCTGACCGCGTGCGGCGGCAACAGCCTGGAGAAGGAGGGCGGCGGCTCCGCCGACGGCGGCTCCAAGGGCGAACTGGTCATCGGTTCGGCCGGATTCACCGAGTCGCAGATCATGGCGGAGCTGTACTCCAAGCTCCTGACGAAGGCCGGATACAGCACCTCGATCAGCAAGCTGAAGAACCGCGAACTGTACGAACCGGCCCTGGAAAAGGGCGAGATCGACGTCGTTCCGGAGTACGCGGCGACGCTCGCCGAGTTCCTGAACGCGAAGGAGAACGGGCCGAAGGCGAAGCCCGTCGCGTCCAACGACATCGGGAAGACGACCGCCGCGCTGGAGAAGCTCGCGAAGCCCCGCGGGCTGAAGGTGCTGCCCGCCGGTGACGCCGTCGACCAGAACGCCTTCGCCGTCACCGAGCAGTTCGCCAAGAAGCACAAGCTCAAGACCCTCTCGGACCTCGGCAAGTCCGGCGAGAAGGTCAAGCTCGCGGCGAGCGACGAGTGCGAGGAGCGGCCCTTCTGCCGCCCCGGCCTGGAGAAGACGTATGACATCGACATCACCGGCATCGACCCCAAGGGTGTCGGTACGACCCAGGCGAAGGAGGCCGTCAAGGACGGCACCGACCAGATGGTGCTGACCACGACGACCGACGCCACCCTGGAGGACTTCGGCCTCGTCCTGCTGGAGGACGACAAGGGCCTGCAGAACGCCGACAACGTGCTGCCGGTCGTCAACGCCAAGAAGGCAGGCGACAAGAAGGTCTCCGCGGCTCTGGAGAAGCTGACGAAGGTCCTCACCACGAAGGACCTCGCCGACCTCAACAGGAAGGTGGACGCGGAGCGGCAGAAGCCGAAGGACGTCGCCGAGGAGTTCCTCAAGGCCGAGAAGCTCCTCTGA
- the folK gene encoding 2-amino-4-hydroxy-6-hydroxymethyldihydropteridine diphosphokinase, producing MTPNSDPTVQPVPASVVHQVDAADTTLHNPQQAVIALGSNVGNRLERLQSAVDALADTPGMKVVAVSPVYETEPWGVDPDSQPSYFNAVVLVRTTLPPGSLLERGHAIEEALERVRDEHWGPRTIDVDIVAYQDVISDDPLLTLPHPRAHERAFVLVPWHDVDPGAEVPGHGAVAELLARLGREGVAARTDLELSLPE from the coding sequence ATGACGCCGAACAGTGACCCGACCGTACAGCCGGTGCCCGCCTCCGTCGTGCACCAGGTGGATGCCGCGGACACCACGCTTCACAACCCTCAGCAGGCGGTGATCGCCCTCGGCAGCAACGTGGGGAACCGCCTGGAGCGGCTGCAGAGCGCCGTGGACGCGCTCGCCGACACCCCGGGCATGAAGGTCGTCGCCGTCTCACCCGTCTACGAGACGGAGCCGTGGGGTGTGGATCCGGACAGCCAGCCCTCGTACTTCAACGCCGTCGTGCTGGTCCGCACGACGCTGCCGCCCGGCTCCCTGCTCGAACGGGGACACGCGATCGAGGAGGCCCTCGAACGTGTACGGGACGAGCACTGGGGGCCGCGGACCATCGACGTCGACATCGTCGCCTACCAGGACGTCATCTCGGACGACCCCCTGCTGACACTGCCTCATCCCCGCGCCCACGAACGGGCCTTCGTGCTCGTGCCGTGGCACGACGTGGACCCGGGCGCCGAGGTGCCGGGACACGGCGCGGTGGCGGAGCTTCTGGCGCGACTGGGACGCGAAGGCGTAGCAGCCCGGACGGATCTGGAACTCAGCCTGCCCGAGTAG
- a CDS encoding ABC transporter permease — MAGAAARQGGDCLSANDWICAEYVRTRGQELTDATVEHVGITVASVLLALLVAFPLALAARRWQRAYGPVLGLTTVLYTVPSLAMYALLLPLFGVGAAVVVTGLVLYSLTVLVRNILAGLESVPEEAREAARGMGYGPYRLLFGVELPLALPALMAGVRIATVSAVALTTVGAIVGYGGLGNLIYDGMDSFFRAQVLTASVICVLLAVLADVLLLGVQRLLTPWARTRGSGRRRTGADTADGAAPDTAGADGANGGVRAAPEPAGKGA, encoded by the coding sequence ATGGCCGGTGCCGCGGCGCGGCAGGGCGGCGACTGCCTCTCCGCGAACGACTGGATCTGCGCCGAGTACGTGCGCACGCGCGGCCAGGAGCTGACGGACGCGACCGTGGAACACGTCGGGATCACCGTCGCCTCGGTGCTGCTGGCGCTGCTGGTCGCCTTTCCCCTCGCGCTCGCGGCCCGCCGCTGGCAGCGCGCGTACGGGCCCGTGCTCGGGCTGACCACGGTGCTCTACACGGTGCCGTCGCTGGCGATGTACGCGCTGCTGCTCCCGCTCTTCGGTGTCGGAGCGGCAGTCGTCGTGACGGGTCTGGTGCTCTATTCGCTCACCGTGCTCGTACGGAACATCCTGGCCGGCCTCGAATCCGTCCCCGAAGAGGCCCGGGAGGCAGCGCGCGGCATGGGCTATGGCCCGTACCGGCTGCTCTTCGGCGTGGAACTGCCACTGGCGCTGCCAGCTTTGATGGCAGGTGTGCGGATCGCGACGGTCTCCGCGGTCGCGCTGACGACGGTCGGCGCGATCGTCGGCTACGGCGGTCTCGGCAATCTCATCTACGACGGCATGGACAGCTTCTTCAGGGCGCAGGTGCTGACTGCGTCGGTGATATGCGTCCTGCTGGCGGTGCTCGCCGACGTGCTGCTGCTCGGCGTGCAGCGGCTTCTGACGCCCTGGGCCCGCACGCGCGGGAGCGGGCGGCGCCGCACCGGCGCGGACACAGCCGACGGCGCGGCACCGGACACCGCCGGCGCGGACGGTGCGAACGGCGGCGTCCGCGCGGCGCCGGAGCCGGCCGGCAAGGGGGCGTGA
- a CDS encoding ABC transporter ATP-binding protein, protein MIRFENVTKRYPDGTSAVHELSLEVARGELVTLVGPSGCGKTTTMKMVNRLIEPTSGRILLDGEDISTVDPVELRRRIGYVIQQVGLFPHKTVLDNTATVPFLLGWSKAERRKRAAELLEMVGLDPARYGDRYPDQLSGGQRQRVGVARALAADPPVLLMDEPFGAVDPVVREHLQNEFLKLQSTLHKTVLFVTHDIEEAVRLGDRIAVYGDGRIEQFDPPAKVLGAPATPYVADFVGADRGLKRLSVTPIERGDLEEPPVVHLDDPIDKARARMRSEGARWAVVLDDADELHGWLAADALDTGAGPVADADAKTDTTAAAKAAGKNAPPTVADHARRMEAWLPLGSPLKQAFSSMLQHDAGWIAVLDDADRFVGVLTPGRLHEALRRSIDADERDVSRDEVELETVADA, encoded by the coding sequence ATGATCCGCTTCGAGAACGTCACAAAGCGCTACCCGGACGGCACCAGCGCCGTGCACGAGCTGTCGCTGGAGGTGGCGCGGGGCGAACTCGTCACCCTCGTCGGTCCGTCCGGCTGCGGCAAGACGACCACGATGAAGATGGTCAACAGGCTCATCGAGCCGACGTCCGGACGGATCCTGCTCGACGGCGAGGACATCTCCACCGTCGACCCTGTCGAACTCCGCCGCCGCATCGGCTACGTCATCCAGCAGGTCGGGCTCTTCCCGCACAAGACGGTGCTCGACAACACGGCCACCGTCCCGTTCCTGCTCGGCTGGTCCAAGGCCGAGCGCCGCAAGCGCGCCGCCGAGCTGCTGGAGATGGTCGGCCTGGACCCGGCCCGCTACGGCGACCGCTACCCGGACCAGCTCAGCGGCGGCCAGCGGCAGCGCGTCGGCGTCGCGCGGGCGCTCGCCGCGGACCCGCCGGTGCTGCTCATGGACGAGCCCTTCGGCGCCGTCGACCCTGTGGTGCGCGAGCATCTGCAGAACGAGTTCCTGAAGCTGCAGTCCACGCTGCACAAGACGGTCCTCTTCGTCACGCACGACATCGAGGAGGCCGTGCGTCTCGGCGACCGCATCGCCGTGTACGGGGACGGCCGCATCGAGCAGTTCGACCCTCCGGCGAAGGTGCTGGGCGCACCCGCCACGCCGTACGTCGCGGACTTCGTGGGCGCGGACCGCGGTCTGAAGCGGCTGTCGGTCACCCCGATCGAGCGCGGCGACCTGGAGGAGCCGCCGGTCGTGCACCTCGACGACCCCATCGACAAGGCCCGGGCCCGCATGCGCAGCGAGGGCGCACGCTGGGCCGTGGTGCTGGACGACGCGGACGAGCTGCACGGGTGGCTCGCCGCCGACGCGCTGGACACCGGCGCCGGCCCCGTCGCGGATGCCGACGCCAAGACCGACACGACAGCCGCCGCGAAGGCCGCGGGCAAGAACGCGCCCCCCACGGTCGCGGATCACGCCCGGCGCATGGAGGCGTGGCTGCCGCTCGGCTCGCCCCTGAAGCAGGCATTCAGCAGCATGCTCCAGCACGACGCGGGCTGGATCGCCGTGCTGGACGACGCGGACCGCTTCGTCGGCGTGCTGACACCCGGCCGGCTGCACGAGGCGCTGCGCCGTTCCATCGACGCGGACGAACGCGACGTGAGCCGCGACGAGGTGGAGCTGGAGACGGTGGCCGACGCGTGA
- the folB gene encoding dihydroneopterin aldolase, with translation MDHLALRGLRARGHHGVLEREREEGQTFVVDVELGLDTRPAAGGDDLAQTVHYGVLAEEIVGIVEGEPVDLIETLAQRIADACLAHTRVQVAEVIVHKPDAPITVPFDDVTITIKRSRA, from the coding sequence GTGGACCACCTCGCACTGCGGGGCTTGCGGGCCCGCGGGCATCACGGGGTCCTCGAGCGGGAACGGGAGGAGGGTCAGACCTTCGTCGTGGACGTGGAGCTGGGCCTGGACACCCGCCCCGCCGCCGGAGGCGACGACCTCGCCCAGACCGTTCATTACGGCGTTCTCGCCGAGGAGATCGTTGGGATCGTCGAGGGAGAGCCCGTCGACCTGATCGAAACCCTCGCGCAGCGGATCGCCGATGCCTGCCTCGCGCATACGCGGGTGCAGGTGGCCGAGGTGATCGTGCACAAACCGGACGCTCCGATCACCGTCCCCTTCGACGACGTGACCATCACAATCAAGCGGAGTCGCGCATGA
- a CDS encoding ABC transporter permease, translating into MSFFLDAWTWLITGANWTGGDGVTHRLAEHLYLTVVCLGIACAVALPVALWLGHVGRGGALAVNISNVGRAVPTFAVLVLLTLSPLGKHGDLPTIIALVLFALPPLLTNAYVGMREADRDVVEAARGMGMSGWQLLGRVEVPLAFPLIMTGVRSAAVQVVATATLAALPGGGGLGRIITAGFGTYDTPQVVAGAALVAALALLVEGVLVVAERLLDPMRGRRTSAKTPASGTLRGGGRSGKPESPSHSPSTAGGFDEKVIPAQPTS; encoded by the coding sequence GTGAGCTTCTTCCTGGACGCGTGGACGTGGCTGATCACGGGCGCCAACTGGACCGGCGGCGACGGCGTGACGCACCGGCTCGCCGAGCACCTCTACCTGACAGTCGTCTGCCTCGGCATCGCCTGCGCCGTCGCCCTGCCCGTCGCCCTGTGGCTCGGGCACGTGGGGCGCGGTGGCGCGCTCGCCGTCAACATCTCCAACGTGGGACGTGCGGTGCCCACGTTCGCGGTGCTCGTCCTGCTGACGCTGAGCCCCCTCGGCAAGCACGGCGACCTTCCGACGATCATCGCGCTGGTGCTCTTCGCGCTTCCGCCGCTGCTGACGAACGCCTACGTCGGGATGCGCGAGGCCGACCGTGACGTGGTCGAGGCGGCCCGCGGAATGGGCATGTCCGGATGGCAGCTGCTGGGCCGTGTCGAGGTGCCGCTCGCCTTCCCGCTGATCATGACGGGCGTGAGGTCGGCGGCGGTGCAGGTCGTGGCGACGGCGACGCTGGCGGCGCTGCCGGGCGGCGGCGGGCTCGGCCGCATCATCACGGCCGGCTTCGGGACGTACGACACCCCGCAGGTCGTGGCGGGCGCGGCACTCGTCGCGGCGCTCGCGCTGCTGGTGGAGGGCGTGCTGGTGGTGGCCGAGCGGCTGCTGGACCCCATGCGGGGCCGGCGCACGAGCGCGAAGACGCCGGCCTCCGGCACGTTGCGCGGCGGCGGGAGGTCCGGGAAGCCCGAATCCCCTTCGCATTCCCCTTCGACGGCCGGTGGCTTCGATGAAAAGGTGATCCCCGCCCAGCCGACGTCCTGA
- the folP gene encoding dihydropteroate synthase, whose protein sequence is MNPSRGRVAGLPDWNRCAVMGVVNVTPDSFSDGGKWFDSEVAIKRGLDLVAEGADLVDVGGESTRPGAPRVDEEEELRRVLPVVRGLASENVLVSVDTMRASVAQLALEAGAVLVNDVSGGMADPRMLPTVAAAEVPFVVMHWRGQSIDMNNRAVYDDVTAEVIAELRASLDRAVDAGVAPDRIVADPGLGFAKQAPHDLRLVAELGRLREELGRPLLVAASRKRFLGRVLATTDGAPVPPARERDAATAAVSALAAREGAWAVRVHEVRASADAVRVVHAVESAAGPDGGAEDPGGTANSAGVDQVGRQG, encoded by the coding sequence ATGAATCCATCGCGTGGCCGCGTCGCCGGACTCCCGGACTGGAACCGCTGTGCCGTGATGGGGGTGGTCAACGTCACGCCGGACTCCTTCTCCGACGGCGGCAAGTGGTTCGACAGCGAAGTGGCGATCAAGCGGGGCCTCGACCTGGTCGCCGAGGGCGCCGATCTGGTCGACGTCGGGGGCGAGTCGACGCGTCCGGGCGCACCCCGCGTCGACGAGGAAGAGGAGCTGCGGCGGGTGCTCCCCGTCGTCCGCGGACTGGCATCCGAGAACGTGCTGGTCAGCGTCGACACGATGCGGGCCTCCGTCGCGCAGCTGGCCCTGGAGGCGGGCGCGGTGCTCGTCAACGACGTCAGCGGCGGCATGGCCGACCCGCGGATGCTGCCCACGGTGGCCGCCGCGGAGGTCCCCTTCGTGGTCATGCACTGGCGCGGCCAGTCCATCGACATGAACAACCGCGCCGTCTACGACGACGTCACCGCGGAGGTCATCGCGGAGCTGCGCGCGAGCCTCGACCGCGCCGTGGATGCCGGCGTCGCCCCGGACCGGATCGTGGCCGACCCCGGCCTGGGATTCGCCAAACAGGCCCCGCACGATCTGCGACTCGTGGCCGAACTCGGCCGTCTGCGCGAGGAGTTGGGCCGACCACTTCTGGTGGCCGCATCCCGCAAGCGGTTCCTGGGCCGTGTGCTCGCGACCACCGACGGCGCTCCGGTTCCGCCCGCCCGTGAACGGGACGCCGCCACGGCCGCCGTATCGGCCCTGGCCGCCCGCGAGGGCGCGTGGGCGGTGCGTGTGCACGAGGTACGGGCGAGCGCCGACGCGGTCCGCGTCGTACACGCCGTGGAGAGCGCCGCCGGGCCGGACGGCGGAGCCGAGGATCCGGGCGGCACCGCGAACTCCGCGGGCGTCGACCAGGTGGGGCGGCAAGGGTGA
- a CDS encoding DUF3180 domain-containing protein, translated as MKELRIPVLAGVFVVAGVLAWAVSRLWNSLGTLPAVPVAAPVVLAIIATVLLATALSLRSRLKAQREREPGAKGVDPMMAARAVLFGHASALVASLVAGIYGGIGVFLLMDPSEAPARDDQAIYAGLSVLAGVAVVATAIFLERVCRLPDDDDNDNPSAAAAA; from the coding sequence GTGAAGGAACTGCGTATCCCCGTCCTGGCGGGTGTCTTCGTCGTCGCCGGGGTACTGGCCTGGGCGGTGTCGCGGCTGTGGAACTCGCTGGGCACCCTGCCCGCCGTACCCGTCGCCGCTCCTGTCGTTCTCGCGATCATCGCGACGGTGCTGCTGGCCACCGCACTCTCGCTACGCTCCCGGCTCAAGGCACAGCGCGAACGCGAGCCCGGAGCGAAGGGCGTGGATCCGATGATGGCGGCTCGGGCCGTCCTCTTCGGGCACGCCAGCGCTCTGGTGGCGTCGCTGGTCGCCGGGATCTACGGAGGCATCGGGGTCTTCCTGCTGATGGACCCGTCCGAGGCGCCGGCACGCGACGACCAGGCGATCTACGCCGGTCTCTCCGTCCTGGCAGGGGTGGCAGTGGTGGCGACGGCGATCTTCCTGGAGCGCGTCTGCCGTCTCCCCGATGACGACGACAACGACAACCCGTCGGCCGCGGCGGCGGCCTGA